One genomic region from Quercus robur chromosome 4, dhQueRobu3.1, whole genome shotgun sequence encodes:
- the LOC126722912 gene encoding uncharacterized protein LOC126722912: protein MLGITCFSHPPNPFPIRSAPLVSPHNNLSYPSLLPKSQPQIPRKSTRLLVVFAENNNNNNNNNGLSKDPKESNEEEEKEGIGSKSNGGGGGGGDDDLGKNGRPIFNIRWGDLLDPDPDNILALALTGLLTWASVQVLWQLFFISLAILLAALKYSFVAALLLFILITLL from the coding sequence ATGTTAGGGATCACCTGTTTCTCACacccaccaaacccatttcCAATTCGTTCAGCTCCACTAGTTTCTCCACACAACAATCTCAGCTACCCTTCTTTGCTTCCCAAGTCCCAACCTCAAATCCCAAGAAAATCCACAAGATTATTAGTAGTATTTGCagagaacaacaacaacaacaacaacaacaatgggTTGAGCAAAGATCCCAAGGAGAGcaacgaagaagaagaaaaagaaggaattgGGTCTAAAtctaatggtggtggtggtggtggtggtgatgatgatttGGGGAAAAATGGACGGcccatatttaatataagaTGGGGTGATCTGCTGGACCCAGATCCAGACAACATATTAGCCTTAGCATTGACTGGTCTGCTGACATGGGCAAGTGTTCAGGTGCTGTGGCAGCTCTTCTTTATCTCATTGGCTATTCTTTTGGCTGCTCTTAAGTACTCTTTTGTTGCTGCTCTTCTCCTTTTTATTCTCATTACCCTTCTATGA